One region of Bactrocera neohumeralis isolate Rockhampton chromosome 5, APGP_CSIRO_Bneo_wtdbg2-racon-allhic-juicebox.fasta_v2, whole genome shotgun sequence genomic DNA includes:
- the LOC126758158 gene encoding uncharacterized protein LOC126758158, which produces MATKPSPTNGSDKTRTPVGVSVGSRLGVTGAKPSAAVVAKGGSFIRGGIASTSRGTSARIMKGSTGNKSKAALARKLKSDRRLAAKILERYGDKHAGQVSEQHASTLEWAKKVLSEDDRVELKTSRTEPAVKRQRSHEGETSLVKKPRTGKAPTFSEIAKGAGARILGVLDRSREDGAISHDEWKRVAAAISSVFLRVVKENPGPPPKCVSAGWHQGLHKLTCCADERSAILYKKAVSQVGEVWKGARLEAVAKEDLPLRPRARVWLPAEPSTPSEIEEILKYCNPSLPAQDWKVLWLERTDEPYRQALIMLNTESIGPLSKTKGAISYGFEMVVLKVLPSDARADGPQAAVPAVEVSKVTDGQTTVEIGATEGANGQMTVEIDPDLSDVASVGGGSSIGDSVFSLERLFEEVRVDHDLGAEIALLEESLKDEIPPD; this is translated from the coding sequence ATGGCGACGAAACCGTCGCCGACTAATGGCAGCGACAAGACAAGGACTCCAGTAGGTGTCTCCGTAGGTAGCAGACTGGGGGTAACCGGCGCTAAACCGTCGGCAGCAGTAGTAGCGAAGGGTGGATCATTCATACGCGGCGGAATCGCCAGCACTAGCAGGGGAACCTCAGCTAGAATTATGAAAGGATCCACAGGGAATAAGAGCAAGGCAGCTTTAGCTAGAAAGCTAAAGTCTGACCGCCGATTGGCGGCCAAAATCTTGGAGCGCTACGGTGACAAGCATGCTGGTCAGGTGTCTGAGCAGCATGCTAGTACGCTTGAGTGGGCCAAGAAAGTGCTGAGCGAGGACGATAGGGTAGAACTGAAAACCAGCAGGACAGAACCGGCGGTCAAGCGGCAGAGGTCGCATGAGGGAGAAACCTCCCTTGTTAAGAAACCGCGGACAGGAAAAGCGCCAACCTTCAGCGAAATCGCTAAAGGTGCTGGGGCCAGAATACTGGGGGTGCTTGACCGCAGTAGAGAGGACGGTGCCATCTCCCATGATGAATGGAAGAGGGTAGCAGCGGCTATCTCATCGGTCTTCCTGAGGGTGGTCAAGGAAAACCCGGGGCCACCcccgaaatgtgtgagtgccGGTTGGCACCAGGGGCTACATAAGCTCACTTGTTGTGCTGATGAGAGATCGGCCATCTTGTACAAGAAGGCAGTCTCTCAGGTGGGGGAGGTCTGGAAGGGAGCCAGACTGGAGGCCGTGGCCAAGGAGGATCTTCCCCTTCGTCCTAGGGCTCGAGTCTGGCTGCCGGCCGAACCTTCCACTCCGAGTGAGATTGAGGAAATCCTCAAATATTGCAATCCCTCACTTCCAGCGCAGGACTGGAAAGTCTTATGGCTGGAGAGGACTGATGAACCGTATCGGCAAGCGCTGATAATGCTAAACACGGAATCCATCGGTCCTCTCAGCAAAACAAAGGGAGCCATAAGCTATGGTTTTGAGATGGTAGTGCTGAAAGTACTTCCATCTGATGCCAGGGCTGATGGCCCCCAAGCTGCGGTGCCTGCGGTGGAGGTGTCGAAGGTTACTGACGGTCAAACGACCGTGGAAATCGGTGCGACAGAGGGCGCCAACGGTCAAATGACCGTGGAAATCGATCCGGATCTCTCGGATGTGGCGAGTGTTGGGGGCGGTTCGTCGATTGGCGACTCCGTCTTCAGCCTCGAACGACTGTTTGAGGAGGTTCGGGTCGACCACGACTTGGGCGCTGAAATAGCGCTCCTGGAGGAAAGTCTGAAGGATGAAATTCCTCCAGATTAA